A segment of the Polyangiaceae bacterium genome:
GTGCGCAAGATGGGCACACTGCCTCGGCGCGCCATCGTACCCATCACCGGCAAGGCGCGGATCAAGGCGGGCAAGCGCTTCTACCAGACGCTCAAGGACAAGACGCGCTGGCTGAAGGCCGACGACATTGGCATCGTCTCGCCGCCCGCGGAGTGGCCCGAGGCCGCCGAAAAGGGCGAGAAGTGGATCGATGTTTCCCTGGGGCAGCAAACCCTGGTGCTCTGGGAGGGCAAGCGCGCCTGGTACGCGACGTTGGTCTCCACCGGGCGCCCGCGCTTTGGGGATCCGAAGACCACCAACGCCACCCCAACCGGTGTCTTCCGCCTGCAGAGCAAGCACATCGCGGCGGCCATGGACTCCGAAGAAAACTCCAGCGTTGCTGGCGGCAAGAAGGCTGGAGGTGGCGGAGGCCCGCGCTACGACGAAGAGACTCGCGCGACCATCGCGCGGCTTAAAAAGGCTGAAAAGGACGGCACCAAGCTGTCGTCAGAAGATCAGCGTCGGCTCGCCAACATCGCCAAGGGACGCCACCCCGAATACGGTGTGACCCGGCGCCGCGGAGCCGGCGGCTTCGAGCTACGGGACGTCCCGTGGATCCAGTACTTCGCCGCCGGCTACGCACTCCACGGCGCCTACTGGCATGACGTGTTCGGTATCCCGCGTAGCCACGGCTGCGTGAACCTCGCCCCCATCGACGCCCGCGTCGTCTTCAACTGGACCGACCCGCCGCTCCCAGACAACTGGCACGGCATCAACATCGGGACAGACATGGGCGAGGGGACCACCGTGAACATCCACGAGTAACGACACCCGCGAGAGATGCCACCTCGCACGGGCCCTTCGTCTCGTTGGCGGTTGGTTGTGTCTGGGTGCTCACGTGGATTGACCGCAAAGGTCGCCAAGAGCGCCAAGGGATTCGGCTCGAAACGCGTGAGCCCAGACGTACGTCCAGCCACCTGCATCGGCGGAGCGCAAAGCGCTGCCAATACTCAAACGACGCGTTCAAGTTGGGAGCGGGGCTGCCCTGAACTTGGCGTGCTTGGCGTGCTTGGCGGTTCCCATTTGAATTGTTCTGTGGGGGTTGAAGGGGTCTGCGCTGGTGCACCTCACCCCCAAAATGAACAGCTCAGGCGAGGAGGTCGAGGGCGCTTTGGCGGATGGCGAAGGCGGCGTTGATGAGTCCCACGTGGGAATAAGTCTGAGGGAAGTTGCCCCACTGCTCGCCGTTTTGTGGGTCGATGTCTTCGCTGAACAGGCCGACGTGGTTCGCGTGCTTGATCAGCTGCTCGCAAGCTTCAATTGCTTCCTCGCGGTAACCAAGCCTGGCTAGAGCCTCGGCGGCCCAGAAGCCACAAACCGTGAAGGTGCTGAGCGTCTCGCCGATGCCGTCGAAGTGATTGTAGCGCTTCATCAGGTAGCGATCGACGCTGAGCCGCTTGTAGAGCTCCCGTACGTGGCGCTCGGCGCGCGCGTCGCCGCGCTTCAGGTAGCCCATGTTGACCATCATGAAGAGCGAGGCATCGGCGTTGTTGTTCGAGGGGCTGGTGCTCTCGGCGTAGAAGCCGAGCTCCGGGCGGTAGCACTGCTCTTCGATGATGCTACGGGCTCGAGCCACCAGGCCCAGGGCGCGACCTTCGAGCGCCGGATCGGCGATCGATTTGCCGATGCGTGCTGACAGTGCGGCGCCAATCCAGTGGAAAAGCAATGGGAACGTATGAACTTCAGGTTCCGCACGGTACTCCCAGATGCCCGCATCGGGGAGCTCCATCGTGTGTTCGATGTAGCCGAGCAAGCGGTGCACCAGAGCCGCGCGGTGCTCGTGGTTGCCCTGGGTGTCGAAGCGTAGGTCCAAAAACTGGGGCGCGATGGCGGCGATGATCTCGCCGTAGACGTCGTTCTGCACTTGCAGGTAGGCGGCGTTGCCGACCCGCACAGGCTGGTTGTCGTCCTTGTAGCCGGCGAGGTGATCCAGCGTGCGCTCCGAGAGCCGAGACTCCCCGCTGATGCCGTAGACCGGCTGGAGCGCGGCGGTGCCTTCCGCGATGTTGTGGGCGAAGGAAACGAAGCGCTCCATCTCCTCGAAGTGCCCTAGCCGCCGCATCGCGTGCAGCGTGAAGTAGGTGTCCCGCAGCCAGCAGTAGCGGTAGTCCCAGTTTCGCCCAGAGCCCGCGTGCTCCGGGATGCTGGTGGTGGTGGCCGCGGTGATCGCGCCCGTGTCTTCGTACTGGTGGAGCTTCAGCGCGAGTGCTGAACGGATCACCTCGCGTTGGAAGATACCGGGCAAGTTGGTGTGTTTGACCCAGGTCTCCCAGTACTTGCGAGTGCGCGAGAAAAACGTCTCGCAGGTTTCCTCCAGCGCGGCCTCGAGGGGGTTGCCCCAGGTCAAAACCACATACGTTTCTTGAGTGAGCAGGAAGGGGCGCTCCTCGAGCAGGTAGGCGAGGGGCACGTTCGTCGTCAGGCGTAGCGGCCCACCGTCCACTTGCCACTGCACGTGGTTGCTCGCGACGTAGGACGCCGGAACCTTTTCGCCATAGTCGTAGACGGGGTGGCACGCGACCTTCACACTGGGGCGACCGTCCAACGGACGCAGGCGCCTCACCAGCATGTTTGGCTTGAAGGAGCGATCGTACTGCTTGTAGCGCGGCGCGAAGTCGATCAGCTCGAAACGACCCGACTCCGAGCTGAACACCGTGCGCAGGATGTTGGTGTTCGGCAGGTAGTCTTGCTCCGTTTGAAACTCGCTCTCGCGCGGTTGGACGCTGAACTCGCCGCCACGTTTCGAGTCGAGCAGTGAACCGAACACGAAGCTCGAGTCGAAGCGCGGCCAGCAAAGCCAGCTGACGGCGCCGCGATCGTCGATCAAGGCTTGATAAGAGCAATTGCCGATCAGTGCGTGTTTCACGGAGGATCTCTCAGGGGAGGTGGGGACGAGGCATGAAGGCGCTCAGCGTCTTTCACGCTGTCTAGGGCCTCGGTTGCAGACCCAGTGTGGCCTATGACATAAGCGACACTTCATGAGCAAAGCCAAGCTAATCGTC
Coding sequences within it:
- a CDS encoding glycoside hydrolase family 15 protein, whose product is MKHALIGNCSYQALIDDRGAVSWLCWPRFDSSFVFGSLLDSKRGGEFSVQPRESEFQTEQDYLPNTNILRTVFSSESGRFELIDFAPRYKQYDRSFKPNMLVRRLRPLDGRPSVKVACHPVYDYGEKVPASYVASNHVQWQVDGGPLRLTTNVPLAYLLEERPFLLTQETYVVLTWGNPLEAALEETCETFFSRTRKYWETWVKHTNLPGIFQREVIRSALALKLHQYEDTGAITAATTTSIPEHAGSGRNWDYRYCWLRDTYFTLHAMRRLGHFEEMERFVSFAHNIAEGTAALQPVYGISGESRLSERTLDHLAGYKDDNQPVRVGNAAYLQVQNDVYGEIIAAIAPQFLDLRFDTQGNHEHRAALVHRLLGYIEHTMELPDAGIWEYRAEPEVHTFPLLFHWIGAALSARIGKSIADPALEGRALGLVARARSIIEEQCYRPELGFYAESTSPSNNNADASLFMMVNMGYLKRGDARAERHVRELYKRLSVDRYLMKRYNHFDGIGETLSTFTVCGFWAAEALARLGYREEAIEACEQLIKHANHVGLFSEDIDPQNGEQWGNFPQTYSHVGLINAAFAIRQSALDLLA